From the genome of Gemmatimonadota bacterium, one region includes:
- a CDS encoding GAF domain-containing protein, which translates to MNEPAANQTEAALRLRTILYHMMAEANRAVLTTESREQLFQALTRIAVDTGHFRFAWIGIPTDGIVKPMTFSGDDGGYLASLHVSLDPTDPTSQGPTGQAALAGSTTVVNDFLASPLTVPWHEHGRRSGFGASAAFPLFEKGRVAAVLSLYAEQPGFFTPELIETLGEITPTVSLALDAFVQAAERQALERQVQMAQKMEAVGQLASGVAHDFNNILTVINGCSELLQAELPADLPSRELLDEIREAGARARTLTRQLLAFSRQQVVSPKMLDLNAVIAESERMIRRLIGADISLTTELTPEPWPLHADPGQLEQVLLNLAVNARDAMPQGGSLVMRSSCKAIAQPLDGVPAGDFVLLEVTDTGTGMTADTHTHLFEPFFTTKAPGQGTGLGLATVATIVRDALGYVTVESELGKGSTFRVYLPRADGVVAAAEPVVTPGALPRGTETILLVEDDDALRHLVRTMLRGLGYQVLEAANGATAITLARALKEPIHLLLSDVVMPHLGGRQLADVLLASRPECRVLFLSGYSSDEMIRRGVVDSVANFLQKPFTVGELAARVRSVLDGAR; encoded by the coding sequence ATGAACGAGCCCGCCGCGAACCAGACGGAAGCCGCCCTCCGTCTGCGGACCATCCTCTATCACATGATGGCGGAGGCCAACCGCGCGGTGCTCACGACCGAGAGTCGCGAGCAGCTCTTTCAGGCGCTCACGCGCATCGCGGTCGACACCGGCCACTTCCGCTTCGCCTGGATCGGCATCCCCACCGACGGGATCGTGAAACCGATGACCTTTTCGGGCGACGACGGCGGCTATCTCGCCTCGCTGCATGTCTCCCTCGATCCGACCGATCCGACGTCGCAGGGGCCGACCGGGCAGGCCGCACTTGCCGGTTCGACGACCGTCGTCAACGACTTCCTGGCATCGCCGCTGACAGTTCCGTGGCATGAACATGGTCGGCGTTCCGGCTTCGGTGCCTCCGCGGCGTTTCCGCTCTTCGAGAAGGGGCGGGTCGCGGCCGTCCTCAGCCTCTACGCCGAGCAACCCGGCTTCTTCACGCCGGAGTTGATCGAGACGCTCGGCGAGATCACGCCGACGGTGTCGCTCGCGCTCGATGCGTTCGTGCAGGCGGCGGAGCGACAGGCCCTCGAGCGGCAGGTGCAGATGGCGCAGAAGATGGAGGCCGTCGGCCAGCTGGCGAGCGGCGTGGCGCACGATTTCAACAACATCCTCACCGTCATCAACGGCTGCAGCGAACTGCTTCAGGCCGAGCTCCCGGCGGACCTGCCGTCGCGCGAGCTGCTGGACGAGATCCGCGAGGCCGGTGCGCGCGCGCGCACCCTGACCCGGCAACTGCTCGCCTTCAGCCGGCAGCAGGTGGTGTCACCGAAGATGCTCGACTTGAATGCGGTGATCGCCGAAAGCGAGCGGATGATCCGCCGACTGATCGGCGCGGACATCTCGCTCACCACCGAGCTGACACCAGAGCCCTGGCCGCTGCATGCCGACCCGGGCCAGCTCGAGCAGGTACTGCTCAACCTTGCCGTCAACGCGCGCGATGCCATGCCGCAGGGCGGGTCGCTGGTGATGCGCAGTTCGTGCAAGGCCATCGCGCAGCCCCTCGATGGCGTGCCGGCTGGCGACTTCGTCCTGCTCGAGGTGACCGATACCGGCACCGGGATGACGGCCGACACGCACACCCACCTCTTCGAGCCGTTCTTCACGACGAAGGCGCCCGGGCAGGGGACGGGGCTGGGTTTGGCGACGGTGGCGACGATCGTGCGCGACGCCCTCGGCTACGTCACCGTCGAGAGCGAACTCGGCAAGGGCAGCACCTTCCGCGTCTATCTCCCGCGGGCCGATGGCGTCGTGGCGGCCGCTGAGCCCGTGGTGACGCCGGGCGCGCTGCCGCGAGGCACGGAGACGATCCTGCTGGTCGAGGACGACGACGCGCTCCGGCACCTGGTGCGCACCATGCTGCGCGGCCTCGGCTACCAGGTGCTCGAGGCCGCGAATGGTGCGACCGCCATCACGCTGGCACGAGCGCTGAAGGAACCGATCCACCTCCTCCTCTCCGACGTGGTGATGCCCCACCTCGGCGGCCGCCAGCTGGCCGATGTGCTCCTCGCCTCGCGCCCGGAGTGCCGCGTGCTCTTCCTCTCCGGCTACAGCAGCGACGAGATGATCCGCCGCGGCGTGGTGGACTCGGTCGCGAACTTTCTGCAGAAGCCGTTTACCGTCGGCGAGTTGGCGGCGCGGGTGCGATCGGTGCTCGACGGCGCCCGGTAG
- a CDS encoding MBL fold metallo-hydrolase, whose product MRPTPLFAAVIVLALFVHGAAAQSPRRFTASSPCTAAQRAAGCFIVLGSGTPVPDPERAGPAYFLVYGERTFLFDAGAGVMRRVAAAGLPIDGMTSAFLTHLHSDHTLGLPDLLLTTWTMGRRGPFPLVGPPGTRTMVDRLLAAWQEDITARINGLEQGQPAGPGVTVIESRGGVVYDSAGVRIEAIPVVHGEFAVAFGYRIVLPTRTIVLSGDTGPGDALRAAARGADLLVHESYPSVRLKPEDRPGGDAWPAYMHSVHTSDVEVGQLAVRANVKQVVLTHIVRMGGSDAELVGGVRRGGFTGRVAVARDLTAY is encoded by the coding sequence ATGCGCCCCACCCCACTGTTCGCCGCCGTCATCGTGCTCGCTCTCTTCGTCCATGGCGCGGCAGCCCAGTCTCCTCGCCGCTTCACGGCCAGCTCGCCCTGCACCGCCGCCCAGCGTGCCGCGGGGTGCTTCATCGTCCTTGGCTCGGGCACGCCGGTCCCCGATCCGGAGCGTGCAGGGCCTGCCTACTTCCTGGTCTACGGCGAGCGCACCTTCCTCTTCGACGCCGGCGCCGGGGTCATGCGTCGCGTCGCGGCGGCCGGGCTCCCGATCGACGGGATGACCAGCGCCTTCCTGACCCACCTCCACAGCGACCACACCCTCGGGCTCCCCGACCTCCTCCTCACGACCTGGACCATGGGACGCCGGGGACCCTTCCCGCTGGTTGGTCCGCCCGGGACGCGCACCATGGTCGATCGCCTGCTGGCGGCGTGGCAGGAGGACATCACCGCGCGGATCAATGGCCTCGAACAGGGTCAGCCGGCCGGTCCGGGAGTCACCGTGATCGAGTCGCGCGGAGGCGTGGTCTACGACAGCGCCGGCGTGCGGATCGAGGCGATCCCCGTGGTGCATGGTGAGTTTGCCGTCGCATTCGGCTATCGCATCGTGCTGCCAACGCGGACCATCGTCCTTTCGGGGGATACCGGCCCGGGCGATGCGCTCCGTGCCGCGGCGCGCGGCGCCGACCTGCTGGTGCACGAGAGTTATCCGTCCGTGCGCCTGAAGCCGGAGGATCGGCCGGGTGGCGATGCCTGGCCGGCGTACATGCACAGCGTGCACACCAGCGATGTCGAGGTCGGGCAGCTCGCCGTGCGCGCCAACGTGAAGCAGGTGGTGCTGACGCACATCGTGCGCATGGGGGGGAGCGATGCCGAGCTGGTCGGCGGCGTCCGACGCGGCGGCTTCACGGGCCGCGTCGCGGTCGCGCGGGACCTCACCGCGTATTGA
- a CDS encoding TetR/AcrR family transcriptional regulator encodes MDPSTADRILDAAHRVFLRRGTAGARTQEIAAEAGVNKALVHYYFGTKEALADAVFQRVASVLLPSMFAVLSAPDLSLAERVRRVSERQVAFHRTHPYMAIYLLSEIHTAPERLESLVGRHGRPSLELLRSQLDAAAAAGTIRPVTITEFMVNLMSLLVFPVVARPMIRHIVGIGEAEYDQFLDQRAEQVVTFFFAGLRP; translated from the coding sequence GTGGACCCTTCGACGGCGGACCGTATCCTCGATGCGGCGCACCGGGTTTTCCTCCGCCGCGGCACCGCGGGGGCGCGGACCCAGGAAATCGCCGCCGAGGCCGGGGTCAACAAGGCGCTGGTGCACTACTACTTCGGCACCAAGGAGGCGCTTGCCGACGCGGTCTTCCAGCGAGTCGCCTCGGTGCTGCTTCCGTCAATGTTCGCTGTCCTCTCCGCGCCCGATCTATCCCTCGCGGAGCGGGTCCGGCGCGTGTCCGAACGGCAGGTCGCGTTCCACCGCACGCATCCCTACATGGCGATCTACCTGCTGAGCGAGATCCACACGGCGCCCGAGCGACTCGAATCGCTGGTCGGGCGGCACGGTCGTCCCTCGCTCGAATTGCTGCGGTCGCAGCTGGATGCCGCGGCGGCCGCAGGGACCATCCGCCCGGTCACGATCACCGAGTTCATGGTGAACCTCATGTCCCTGTTGGTCTTTCCGGTGGTGGCTCGGCCGATGATCCGTCACATCGTCGGAATCGGCGAGGCCGAGTACGACCAGTTCCTCGACCAGCGGGCGGAGCAGGTCGTCACCTTCTTCTTCGCGGGGCTCAGGCCATGA
- a CDS encoding TolC family protein, whose product MILLAATLFLAPVPQDSLTLAWVHARAEAMDPRRGQRDQLAAASEQRTAVLRSARLPQLAIRAQATHQSDVTRVQLPGANITPPPRDRWQAVLQAEQLLFDGGLVEGRVALESSRLVEQQAGVRVALYALRGEAETAFFGAWLLQERLDELDAVTADLASRLGEVRARVREGLALPRDTAAIAAERLTVVRRRAEADVQRQAAIAVLSRLTDTTLAASVRLVGPVLSGVVDAIATTALDTLRHRPEFAQLQATQDRLAREAALAAAENRPTLSAFAEGGVGRPGLNQFEPDPAAFWQGGVRVTWRPWTWRSAEHSAGALRAQGEVVAADALALAARLSRAVEADLAMIHHLREGFADDARLITLRSEIEQAAQAELAEGIITAARYVEARTDLAEARLAERRHRAELVRAEAAFLTTLGIAIPAARE is encoded by the coding sequence ATGATCCTCCTTGCCGCCACGCTGTTCCTCGCCCCGGTGCCACAGGATTCCCTCACGCTCGCCTGGGTGCACGCCCGGGCCGAAGCAATGGATCCACGACGCGGGCAGCGCGACCAGCTCGCGGCCGCCTCCGAACAGCGTACCGCCGTCCTGCGCAGCGCGCGGCTGCCGCAGCTCGCGATCCGGGCGCAGGCCACGCACCAGAGCGATGTCACCCGGGTGCAGCTGCCAGGGGCGAACATCACGCCGCCTCCCCGTGATCGCTGGCAGGCGGTGCTGCAGGCCGAGCAACTGCTGTTCGACGGCGGACTCGTGGAGGGCCGAGTGGCGCTCGAATCGTCGCGATTGGTCGAGCAGCAGGCCGGGGTTCGCGTCGCGCTGTACGCACTGCGTGGTGAGGCCGAGACCGCCTTCTTCGGGGCGTGGCTGCTACAGGAGCGATTGGACGAACTCGATGCCGTCACGGCCGACCTCGCCTCGCGACTCGGCGAAGTCCGCGCCAGGGTACGAGAGGGTCTTGCCCTGCCGCGTGACACGGCAGCGATTGCCGCCGAGCGCCTCACGGTCGTGCGGCGCCGCGCCGAGGCCGACGTGCAGCGGCAGGCCGCGATCGCCGTGCTGTCACGGCTCACCGACACGACGTTGGCGGCCAGTGTGCGACTCGTCGGGCCGGTGCTGAGTGGTGTCGTCGATGCGATCGCCACCACGGCGCTCGACACGCTGCGCCACCGACCCGAGTTCGCGCAACTCCAGGCCACGCAGGATCGGCTCGCGCGCGAGGCCGCGCTTGCCGCCGCCGAGAATCGCCCGACCCTCTCCGCATTCGCCGAGGGTGGCGTCGGTCGACCGGGGTTGAACCAGTTCGAACCCGATCCTGCGGCCTTCTGGCAGGGCGGCGTGCGCGTGACGTGGCGCCCGTGGACCTGGCGTTCGGCCGAGCACTCGGCTGGCGCACTGCGCGCGCAGGGCGAGGTGGTGGCGGCCGATGCGCTGGCGCTCGCCGCGCGCCTGTCGCGCGCCGTCGAGGCCGACCTGGCCATGATCCACCACCTGCGCGAGGGGTTTGCCGACGATGCCCGCCTGATCACGCTGCGCTCGGAAATCGAGCAGGCCGCGCAGGCCGAACTTGCCGAAGGGATCATCACGGCGGCGCGTTACGTCGAGGCGCGCACCGACCTCGCCGAGGCGCGGCTCGCCGAGCGACGGCACCGTGCCGAACTGGTGCGTGCCGAGGCCGCGTTTCTGACCACCCTGGGGATCGCGATCCCCGCAGCCCGTGAGTGA
- a CDS encoding efflux RND transporter periplasmic adaptor subunit, translating into MLLLLGACAKDDTAAWGTFEADEVTVAAQASGPVTRVAVREGDKVAAGDVIAEVDAGPLALQRDELEARRATVTSRLGEVAAQRAALQAQLELARRDEGRMRRLAVAKAATPQQVDRAEREVAVLVAQLGGVDATRATIGREAAAIGTQVAQLEDRVTRSVVRAPLHGTVLVRMVEPGEVVTAGRPMVVMAALDTLTFRAWVSGAQLPAIRLGATVTVRTDGGEGTLVEHTGTVTWIAERAEFTPTPIQTRDERVTQVYAVKVRVANPDGTLKVGMPGELVLAAATP; encoded by the coding sequence ATGCTGCTGTTGCTTGGGGCATGTGCCAAGGACGACACGGCGGCCTGGGGCACCTTCGAGGCCGACGAGGTGACGGTGGCGGCGCAGGCGAGTGGCCCGGTGACGCGCGTCGCGGTGCGCGAGGGCGACAAGGTGGCAGCGGGGGACGTGATCGCCGAAGTGGATGCCGGGCCACTCGCGCTGCAGCGTGACGAGCTCGAGGCGCGCCGCGCCACGGTGACGTCGCGCCTCGGGGAGGTGGCGGCACAGCGTGCGGCGCTGCAGGCGCAGCTCGAGCTGGCCCGGCGCGACGAGGGCCGGATGCGCCGACTCGCCGTGGCCAAGGCCGCAACGCCGCAGCAGGTGGACCGTGCCGAGCGCGAAGTGGCCGTGCTGGTGGCACAGCTCGGCGGGGTCGACGCAACACGCGCCACGATCGGCCGCGAAGCCGCGGCGATTGGCACGCAGGTGGCGCAGCTCGAGGATCGGGTGACGCGATCGGTCGTCCGCGCGCCGCTGCATGGCACGGTGCTCGTGCGCATGGTCGAACCGGGCGAGGTCGTGACCGCTGGGCGGCCGATGGTCGTGATGGCCGCACTCGACACCCTCACCTTTCGGGCGTGGGTGAGTGGCGCGCAGTTGCCGGCCATCCGCCTCGGCGCCACGGTGACGGTGCGCACGGACGGCGGCGAGGGAACGCTCGTGGAGCACACGGGCACGGTGACCTGGATCGCCGAGCGGGCCGAGTTCACCCCGACCCCGATCCAGACGCGCGATGAGCGGGTCACGCAGGTCTACGCCGTGAAGGTGCGCGTGGCCAATCCCGACGGAACGCTCAAGGTCGGCATGCCGGGCGAACTCGTGCTCGCCGCCGCCACGCCGTGA
- a CDS encoding ABC transporter ATP-binding protein gives MVVRDVHLARGATRAVDGVSFTVPRGERFGVIGPDGAGKTTLFRMLTTLLVPDRGTAVVLGHDVAGAPWAVRPQLGYMPGRFALYPDLSVAENLAFYADVFDTTVEAGMARIAPIWSQLAPFTARRAGALSGGMKQKLALCCALVHRPTLLVLDEPTTGVDAVSRREFWDLLDTLRSDDLTILVSTPYMDEASRCDRVALMQGGRFLAVDTPAAISAGFPLPLFALRAADRIGMLATLRAFPHAVGAWPFGETVHYTDARTGMAPEVVLAELRAWAASRGIADLAGEAITAGIEDVFIHELAERERAA, from the coding sequence ATCGTCGTGCGCGACGTGCATCTGGCACGCGGCGCCACGCGCGCGGTGGATGGCGTGTCATTCACGGTGCCAAGAGGCGAGCGGTTCGGCGTCATCGGGCCCGACGGCGCGGGGAAGACCACGCTCTTTCGGATGCTCACCACGCTGCTTGTTCCGGACCGGGGAACTGCCGTGGTCCTCGGCCACGACGTGGCCGGTGCGCCATGGGCCGTGCGCCCCCAGCTCGGCTATATGCCGGGACGCTTCGCGCTCTACCCCGACCTGTCGGTGGCGGAGAACCTGGCCTTCTATGCAGACGTCTTCGACACGACGGTCGAAGCGGGCATGGCCCGCATCGCCCCGATCTGGTCGCAACTCGCTCCATTCACCGCGAGGCGCGCTGGGGCGCTCTCCGGAGGGATGAAGCAGAAGCTCGCCCTCTGCTGCGCGTTGGTGCACCGTCCCACGCTGCTGGTGCTCGACGAGCCGACCACCGGTGTGGATGCCGTGTCTCGGCGCGAGTTCTGGGACCTGCTCGACACGCTGCGCAGTGACGATCTCACGATCCTCGTCTCGACACCATACATGGACGAGGCCTCGCGCTGCGACCGCGTCGCGCTGATGCAGGGGGGGCGCTTCCTGGCGGTGGACACACCAGCGGCGATCAGCGCGGGATTCCCACTGCCGTTGTTCGCCCTGCGGGCCGCCGATCGGATCGGGATGCTCGCCACCTTGCGCGCCTTCCCGCACGCCGTGGGGGCGTGGCCGTTCGGTGAAACGGTGCACTATACCGATGCCCGCACCGGCATGGCCCCGGAGGTGGTGCTCGCCGAGTTGCGGGCATGGGCGGCGTCGCGTGGCATTGCCGACCTCGCTGGAGAGGCGATCACGGCGGGGATCGAGGATGTGTTCATCCATGAACTCGCCGAGCGGGAGCGTGCGGCGTGA
- a CDS encoding ABC transporter ATP-binding protein, with product MTTPAIQATNLTRRFGDFVAVDAITLTVARGEVFGFLGANGAGKTTAIRMLIGLLAPSDGEATVAGADVRSDPAGVRRRIGYMSQRFSLYDDLTVRENVELYGTIYGLTRDQIRARMDELLARIGLTESRDTLVRKLPLGWKQQLALMVALLHRPEVVFLDEPTGGVDPITRRRFWELIYATAAEGTTVLVTTHYLDEAEYCDRLSIMVDGRIAAMGTPAEVRAQVGVATLDEVFLTLTRAAGAP from the coding sequence GTGACCACGCCCGCGATCCAGGCCACGAACCTGACCCGTCGCTTCGGCGACTTCGTCGCGGTGGATGCGATCACGCTCACCGTGGCGCGCGGCGAGGTGTTCGGCTTTCTCGGTGCCAACGGCGCCGGGAAGACGACGGCCATCCGGATGCTGATCGGCCTCCTGGCCCCCTCCGATGGCGAGGCCACCGTGGCGGGGGCCGACGTGCGCAGCGATCCCGCTGGCGTGCGGCGGCGGATCGGGTACATGAGCCAGCGCTTCTCGCTGTATGACGACCTCACGGTCCGCGAGAACGTCGAGCTCTACGGCACCATCTACGGACTCACGCGCGACCAGATCCGCGCGCGAATGGACGAGCTGCTGGCGCGCATCGGCCTCACCGAATCGCGCGACACCCTGGTGCGGAAACTGCCGCTCGGGTGGAAGCAGCAGCTTGCCCTGATGGTCGCGCTGCTGCACCGCCCGGAGGTGGTCTTCCTCGACGAACCGACCGGCGGCGTGGATCCGATCACGCGCCGACGCTTCTGGGAATTGATCTACGCCACCGCGGCCGAGGGCACCACGGTGCTGGTGACCACGCACTACCTCGACGAGGCGGAGTACTGCGATCGGCTCTCGATCATGGTGGATGGTCGCATTGCGGCGATGGGGACCCCAGCCGAGGTCCGTGCGCAGGTCGGTGTCGCCACCCTCGATGAGGTCTTCCTCACCCTCACCCGCGCGGCGGGCGCACCATGA
- a CDS encoding ABC transporter permease: MSAFRGLVRKETLHLLRDRQTLAILLLLPVVSVLLFGFAVRTDVRAIPIVVVAPAPDAATRALVERIAESEQFLLRGTLHSEATLDRAFRAGTVRQAIVLPPDTERRLARGERLVVGLVTDASDPNTGRVMEGYAGALLRRWHAERSGPAPSGGVTLLTRMRFNPTLESVNLFVPGLIALILTIVAAMMTAISITREKERGTMELLLVSPLRPSAVVLGKVAPYVVLGMANMVTVLLAARVVFGVPMRGHPLLLLGASLLYVVSSLGLGILISTTAETERTAIMAALAGLLLPTLMLSGFIFPLDAMPRPLWLVSHLIPARWFLTIVRGVMIKGAGLADLWRELAILAAMSVALLGIGIRRLAIRLP; the protein is encoded by the coding sequence ATGAGCGCGTTTCGGGGGCTGGTGCGCAAGGAGACGCTGCATCTCCTCCGGGATCGTCAGACGCTGGCGATCCTCCTGCTCCTGCCGGTCGTGTCGGTGCTGCTCTTCGGCTTTGCCGTACGGACCGACGTGCGCGCGATTCCGATCGTGGTGGTGGCCCCTGCGCCCGATGCGGCGACGCGCGCGCTGGTGGAGCGGATCGCGGAGTCGGAGCAGTTCCTGCTGCGAGGCACGCTGCACAGCGAGGCGACGCTCGACAGGGCCTTCCGCGCCGGCACCGTGCGCCAGGCGATCGTGCTCCCGCCCGATACCGAGCGGCGCCTGGCCCGGGGCGAGCGGCTGGTGGTCGGGCTGGTGACCGATGCCTCCGACCCGAACACCGGTCGCGTGATGGAGGGATATGCCGGCGCCCTCCTGCGCCGGTGGCATGCCGAGCGATCGGGACCGGCGCCGTCTGGCGGCGTGACGCTGCTGACGCGGATGCGCTTCAACCCGACGCTGGAGAGCGTGAACCTCTTCGTGCCCGGGCTCATCGCGCTGATCCTCACCATCGTGGCCGCGATGATGACGGCGATCTCGATCACCCGCGAGAAGGAGCGGGGCACGATGGAGCTCCTGCTCGTCTCGCCGCTTCGGCCCTCGGCGGTGGTGTTGGGCAAGGTGGCTCCCTACGTGGTGCTCGGGATGGCGAACATGGTCACCGTGCTGCTCGCGGCGCGGGTCGTCTTCGGCGTCCCGATGCGTGGCCACCCACTCCTGCTGCTTGGCGCATCGCTCCTCTATGTGGTGTCCTCCCTCGGGTTGGGGATCCTCATCTCGACGACGGCGGAGACCGAACGCACCGCCATCATGGCCGCGCTCGCGGGGCTGCTCCTGCCGACGCTGATGCTCTCCGGCTTCATCTTTCCGCTCGACGCCATGCCGCGTCCGCTCTGGCTGGTCTCCCACCTCATCCCCGCACGGTGGTTCCTCACCATTGTCCGCGGCGTGATGATCAAGGGCGCCGGACTCGCCGACCTCTGGCGCGAGCTGGCCATCCTGGCGGCGATGTCGGTGGCGCTGCTCGGCATCGGCATTCGCCGCCTCGCGATCCGGTTGCCATGA
- a CDS encoding ABC transporter permease — protein MKIRTIGALMRKEVLQVFRDPPTLVQVLAIPLIQLVVLANATTFDTGATRLLVRDDDRTVASAAMVAELVGSGEFTVVGTAIAPDRIEAVLRRREAAAVLHIPDGFEASLARGERSAVQLQINAEEGAVAGLIQQAAQAIVERQGGVPSMLEVRQQGWFNPTRRYKDWMVPGILVSLTTIIGLLLTAQSITREKELGTLEQLNVTPVTKGEFITAKLLPFWMIAMGIFTVGLTVAKLVFAIPTVGAVPIVFLAAMVYLTVALGIGLLISTVTQTQQQAMFVAFFVLLIFLLMSGLFTPLEAMPDWAQAVAHANPVMHFVKLMRAVLVRGAGLADVGPTIFGLGIAGAAVLGLAVVQTRKTLD, from the coding sequence ATGAAGATCCGGACGATCGGCGCCTTGATGCGCAAGGAAGTGTTGCAGGTCTTCCGGGATCCGCCGACCCTGGTGCAAGTGCTGGCCATTCCGCTCATCCAGCTCGTCGTGCTCGCCAACGCGACGACGTTCGACACCGGTGCCACTCGCCTGCTGGTGCGGGACGATGATCGCACCGTGGCCTCGGCCGCGATGGTGGCGGAACTGGTGGGGAGCGGCGAGTTCACCGTGGTGGGGACCGCGATCGCGCCGGATCGGATCGAGGCGGTGTTGCGCCGCCGCGAGGCGGCGGCCGTGCTGCACATCCCGGATGGCTTCGAGGCCTCCCTGGCGCGCGGGGAACGGAGCGCCGTGCAGTTGCAGATCAACGCGGAGGAGGGGGCGGTCGCCGGCCTCATCCAGCAGGCGGCGCAAGCGATCGTCGAGCGGCAGGGCGGAGTGCCGAGCATGCTGGAGGTGCGGCAACAGGGGTGGTTCAACCCGACGCGCCGCTACAAGGACTGGATGGTGCCCGGGATCCTCGTGTCGCTCACGACCATCATCGGCCTCCTCCTCACCGCGCAAAGCATCACGCGCGAAAAGGAGCTCGGCACGCTGGAGCAGCTCAACGTGACCCCGGTCACCAAGGGCGAGTTCATCACGGCCAAGCTGCTCCCCTTCTGGATGATCGCGATGGGGATCTTCACGGTGGGGCTGACCGTGGCCAAGCTGGTCTTCGCGATTCCGACGGTGGGCGCCGTGCCGATCGTCTTCCTTGCGGCAATGGTCTATCTCACGGTGGCGCTCGGCATCGGGCTGCTGATCTCCACGGTGACGCAGACCCAGCAGCAGGCGATGTTCGTCGCCTTCTTCGTGCTGCTGATCTTCCTGCTGATGAGCGGCCTCTTCACGCCGCTGGAGGCAATGCCCGACTGGGCGCAGGCCGTGGCCCATGCCAATCCGGTGATGCACTTCGTCAAGTTGATGCGGGCGGTGCTGGTGCGCGGGGCGGGGCTCGCCGACGTGGGACCGACGATTTTCGGGCTGGGGATTGCGGGGGCGGCAGTGCTGGGCCTGGCGGTGGTGCAGACGCGGAAGACGCTGGACTAG
- a CDS encoding DUF2249 domain-containing protein codes for MTSPDGMTLPEFDPSTIVDLDVRDELAAGREPLPQILKIAEQLGPGQVLHLRSPFRPSPLSSRLGHLGFASHSFCFGDDDWSTWFWKADTPMRAPVTTTEVAPAPSGVLDLRLLPPPEPLLVILQRVEETRESFDVLLPFYPEPLVALLEPAGRRVTLVESRADGVQVRIEAGEG; via the coding sequence ATGACCTCGCCGGACGGCATGACCCTCCCCGAATTCGATCCGTCGACGATCGTCGATCTCGACGTGCGCGACGAGCTCGCCGCGGGCCGCGAGCCGCTGCCGCAGATCCTCAAGATCGCCGAGCAACTCGGCCCCGGGCAGGTGCTGCACCTCCGCTCCCCCTTCCGTCCCTCGCCGCTGAGCTCCCGCCTGGGCCACCTCGGCTTCGCGTCACACTCCTTCTGCTTCGGCGACGACGACTGGTCGACCTGGTTCTGGAAGGCCGATACGCCAATGCGCGCGCCAGTGACCACCACGGAGGTGGCGCCGGCACCGAGTGGCGTGCTCGACCTGCGGCTGCTCCCGCCGCCGGAACCGCTGCTGGTGATCCTGCAGCGAGTGGAGGAGACGCGCGAGTCGTTCGATGTGCTGCTGCCCTTCTATCCGGAGCCGCTCGTCGCGCTCCTTGAACCGGCCGGTCGCCGCGTGACGCTGGTCGAGTCGCGGGCCGATGGAGTGCAGGTGCGAATCGAAGCGGGAGAGGGGTGA
- a CDS encoding Crp/Fnr family transcriptional regulator: MASPADILRGIPFFADIPEPVLEKLASRCVPRTVGDGFTLFRSGDRCSGLYLVLDGQVRIYRTATDGREQTLSLEGPGRPVAELPLFDGGPYPASAVTVKPSRLAFLPRAEFEHAFQTDPDVATAVVRALGGRLRHLVQLVETLAFRDVAARLAMLLADQADQRGTVTGDSVHLELDQTQEQLATAIGTARESVSRAMKQLKTKGLIRSQEGNLLELVPAARLRDYARGDE, encoded by the coding sequence ATGGCCTCCCCCGCCGACATCCTCCGCGGCATCCCCTTCTTTGCCGACATCCCCGAGCCAGTGCTCGAAAAGCTCGCGTCGCGCTGCGTCCCGCGGACGGTGGGCGACGGCTTCACCCTCTTTCGGAGCGGCGATCGCTGCAGCGGGCTGTACCTCGTGCTCGATGGCCAGGTGCGGATCTATCGCACCGCCACCGACGGCCGCGAGCAGACGCTCTCGCTCGAGGGCCCCGGGCGACCGGTCGCCGAGCTGCCGCTCTTCGATGGCGGGCCCTACCCCGCCTCGGCGGTGACCGTGAAGCCGTCACGGCTCGCCTTCCTGCCGCGCGCCGAGTTCGAGCACGCCTTTCAGACCGACCCAGACGTCGCGACCGCCGTGGTGCGGGCCCTCGGTGGTCGGCTCCGCCACCTCGTGCAGCTGGTCGAGACGCTCGCCTTCCGTGACGTCGCCGCCCGGCTCGCGATGCTGCTCGCCGACCAGGCCGATCAGCGCGGCACCGTCACCGGCGACAGCGTGCATCTTGAATTGGACCAGACCCAGGAACAGCTCGCCACCGCGATTGGCACCGCGCGCGAGTCGGTCTCCCGCGCCATGAAGCAGCTCAAGACCAAGGGGCTGATCCGTTCGCAGGAGGGGAACCTCCTCGAGCTCGTACCCGCGGCTCGGCTGCGCGACTATGCCCGGGGCGACGAATGA